In Solanum lycopersicum chromosome 5, SLM_r2.1, the following are encoded in one genomic region:
- the LOC101257072 gene encoding serine/threonine-protein kinase PBL34 isoform X2: protein MGLGGDGEKGESWDVEKSKGKKKKEVVEEETGCWTKLWFIGSCISSRSKVDSSISGISTHCESKSTNDTSRDQPVAPIISSTTTSNAESNSSTSKLEEELKVSSRLRKFAFNDLKLATRNFRPESLLGEGGFGCVFKGWIEENGTAPVKPGTGLTVAVKTLNHDGLQGHKEWLAEVNFLGDLVHPNLVKLIGYCIEDDQRLLVYEFMPRGSLENHLFRRSMPLPWSIRMKIALGAAKGLAFLHEEAERPVIYRDFKTSNILLDADYNAKLSDFGLAKDGPEGDKTHVSTRVMGTYGYAAPEYVMTGHLTSKSDVYSFGVVLLEMITGRRSMDKNRPNGEHNLVEWARPHLGERRRFYRLVDPRLEGHFSIKGAQKAAQLAARCLSRDPKVRPMMSEVVEALKPLPNLKDMASSSYYFQTMQADRVGSSPSTKNGVRTQGSFSRNGQQHPRSLSIPNGSHASPYHQQFPQNSPKPNGKT from the exons ATGGGATTAGGTGGTGATGGTGAAAAGGGGGAGTCTTGGGATGTAGAGAAATCaaaggggaagaagaagaaagaggttGTTGAAGAGGAAACTGGATGTTGGACTAAGTTGTGGTTTATTGGTAGCTGTATCTCTTCAAGATCTAAAGTTGATAGCTCCATAAGTGGCATCAGTACTCACTGTG AAAGTAAATCTACAAATGACACAAGCAGAGACCAACCTGTTGCACCAATTATCTCATCTACGACTACCAGCAATGCGGAAAGTAATTCATCCACCTCCAAACTTGAAGAGGAGCTTAAAGTTTCTTCTCGGCTTCGAAAATTCGCATTTAACGATTTGAAGTTGGCAACAAGAAACTTCAGACCAGAGTCCCTTCTTGGTGAAGGGGGTTTCGGATGTGTCTTCAAGGGGTGGATCGAAGAGAATGGCACAGCACCTGTTAAACCAGGGACAGGGCTTACTGTTGCTGTGAAAACTCTAAATCATGATGGACTTCAGGGTCACAAAGAATGGCTG GCTGAAGTGAATTTCCTGGGTGATCTCGTTCACCCTAATTTGGTTAAACTGATTGGTTACTGCATTGAAGATGATCAGAGACTGTTAGTTTATGAATTTATGCCTCGAGGAAGCTTGGAAAATCATCTGTTCAGGA GATCCATGCCTCTTCCTTGGTCTATCCGCATGAAGATTGCTCTGGGTGCTGCAAAAGGTCTTGCTTTTCTTCACGAGGAAGCAGAAAGACCAGTAATATATCGTGATTTCAAAACATCCAACATTCTACTAGACGCG GATTACAATGCCAAACTTTCTGATTTTGGTCTTGCCAAAGATGGTCCTGAGGGTGATAAGACACATGTTTCTACTCGTGTCATGGGAACGTATGGTTATGCAGCCCCTGAGTATGTGATGACAG GGCATCTAACGTCAAAGAGTGACGTCTACAGTTTTGGGGTAGTTCTACTTGAAATGATAACAGGTAGGAGATCGATGGACAAGAACCGACCAAATGGGGAACACAACCTTGTTGAATGGGCACGGCCTCATCTTGGTGAAAGAAGAAGGTTTTACAGATTGGTAGACCCTAGACTTGAAGGTCATTTTTCAATAAAAGGTGCTCAGAAAGCTGCACAGTTGGCTGCTCGTTGCCTTAGTCGTGATCCCAAAGTTAGGCCTATGATGAGTGAAGTGGTAGAAGCCTTGAAGCCATTACCAAATCTTAAAGACATGGCCAGCTCATCCTACTATTTCCAGACAATGCAAGCAGACCGAGTTGGATCAAGTCCAAGTACCAAAAATGGCGTTAGGACACAGGGATCATTCTCGAGGAATGGACAACAACATCCTAGAAGTCTTTCAATCCCAAATGGTTCTCATGCTTCTCCATACCATCAACAGTTTCCTCAGAACTCACCAAAACCAAACGGCAAAACTTAG
- the LOC101257072 gene encoding serine/threonine-protein kinase PBL34 isoform X1 produces MGLGGDGEKGESWDVEKSKGKKKKEVVEEETGCWTKLWFIGSCISSRSKVDSSISGISTHCAESKSTNDTSRDQPVAPIISSTTTSNAESNSSTSKLEEELKVSSRLRKFAFNDLKLATRNFRPESLLGEGGFGCVFKGWIEENGTAPVKPGTGLTVAVKTLNHDGLQGHKEWLAEVNFLGDLVHPNLVKLIGYCIEDDQRLLVYEFMPRGSLENHLFRRSMPLPWSIRMKIALGAAKGLAFLHEEAERPVIYRDFKTSNILLDADYNAKLSDFGLAKDGPEGDKTHVSTRVMGTYGYAAPEYVMTGHLTSKSDVYSFGVVLLEMITGRRSMDKNRPNGEHNLVEWARPHLGERRRFYRLVDPRLEGHFSIKGAQKAAQLAARCLSRDPKVRPMMSEVVEALKPLPNLKDMASSSYYFQTMQADRVGSSPSTKNGVRTQGSFSRNGQQHPRSLSIPNGSHASPYHQQFPQNSPKPNGKT; encoded by the exons ATGGGATTAGGTGGTGATGGTGAAAAGGGGGAGTCTTGGGATGTAGAGAAATCaaaggggaagaagaagaaagaggttGTTGAAGAGGAAACTGGATGTTGGACTAAGTTGTGGTTTATTGGTAGCTGTATCTCTTCAAGATCTAAAGTTGATAGCTCCATAAGTGGCATCAGTACTCACTGTG CAGAAAGTAAATCTACAAATGACACAAGCAGAGACCAACCTGTTGCACCAATTATCTCATCTACGACTACCAGCAATGCGGAAAGTAATTCATCCACCTCCAAACTTGAAGAGGAGCTTAAAGTTTCTTCTCGGCTTCGAAAATTCGCATTTAACGATTTGAAGTTGGCAACAAGAAACTTCAGACCAGAGTCCCTTCTTGGTGAAGGGGGTTTCGGATGTGTCTTCAAGGGGTGGATCGAAGAGAATGGCACAGCACCTGTTAAACCAGGGACAGGGCTTACTGTTGCTGTGAAAACTCTAAATCATGATGGACTTCAGGGTCACAAAGAATGGCTG GCTGAAGTGAATTTCCTGGGTGATCTCGTTCACCCTAATTTGGTTAAACTGATTGGTTACTGCATTGAAGATGATCAGAGACTGTTAGTTTATGAATTTATGCCTCGAGGAAGCTTGGAAAATCATCTGTTCAGGA GATCCATGCCTCTTCCTTGGTCTATCCGCATGAAGATTGCTCTGGGTGCTGCAAAAGGTCTTGCTTTTCTTCACGAGGAAGCAGAAAGACCAGTAATATATCGTGATTTCAAAACATCCAACATTCTACTAGACGCG GATTACAATGCCAAACTTTCTGATTTTGGTCTTGCCAAAGATGGTCCTGAGGGTGATAAGACACATGTTTCTACTCGTGTCATGGGAACGTATGGTTATGCAGCCCCTGAGTATGTGATGACAG GGCATCTAACGTCAAAGAGTGACGTCTACAGTTTTGGGGTAGTTCTACTTGAAATGATAACAGGTAGGAGATCGATGGACAAGAACCGACCAAATGGGGAACACAACCTTGTTGAATGGGCACGGCCTCATCTTGGTGAAAGAAGAAGGTTTTACAGATTGGTAGACCCTAGACTTGAAGGTCATTTTTCAATAAAAGGTGCTCAGAAAGCTGCACAGTTGGCTGCTCGTTGCCTTAGTCGTGATCCCAAAGTTAGGCCTATGATGAGTGAAGTGGTAGAAGCCTTGAAGCCATTACCAAATCTTAAAGACATGGCCAGCTCATCCTACTATTTCCAGACAATGCAAGCAGACCGAGTTGGATCAAGTCCAAGTACCAAAAATGGCGTTAGGACACAGGGATCATTCTCGAGGAATGGACAACAACATCCTAGAAGTCTTTCAATCCCAAATGGTTCTCATGCTTCTCCATACCATCAACAGTTTCCTCAGAACTCACCAAAACCAAACGGCAAAACTTAG
- the LOC101257368 gene encoding 2-oxoadipate dioxygenase/decarboxylase, chloroplastic/amyloplastic: MKKNTFFFSVDKAQLRNNKQPKKMSSMIKLPSCMLSVNSSSFSIKSSIFPKSISFSSSHINNFKNPFLNSKTPMENQSFSMLSASKPQNGAVIQDSSFQGSESFFRSVLGNMEAIYLNKNPTAKAILELVRSADDDQICYDHFAFRTFGVNGHGIDSMSKFFLDFGYERREELRFPAKKLKAFWFSPPKVSTSSRGSGVHGPLPRIFISELLVDQLSPEAQEIIKKYTNISHCGKEYAALASAFGILTWEKPSYSEFQLLARESEYAAWTLVNGYALNHVTISTHRLASNLRSIGNLNQFIEENGFNLNSEGGFLKVSPDGLLLQSSTVADSTFFEFSDGITEAVPCSYIEFAERLVLPQYKDLPAEKVEEFHRRDGFEVGNADKIFESTSKDQLTRRAA; encoded by the exons atgaaaaaaaatacattcttcTTCTCAGTTGATAAAGCCCAATTAAGGAACAATAAACAACCAAaaaagatgtcatcaatgatcAAATTACCATCTTGCATGTTAAGTGTCAATTCATCTTCTTTTTCaatcaaatcatcaattttTCCAAAATCCATCTCTTTCTCCTCTAGCCATATTAATAATTTCAAGAACCCTTTTTTGAACTCTAAAACTCCAATGGAAAATCAGAGTTTTTCAATGTTATCTGCTTCTAAACCTCAAAATGGAGCTGTAATTCAAGATTCTTCTTTTCAG GGAAGTGAATCATTCTTCAGGAGTGTGTTGGGGAACATGGAAGCCATATATCTGAATAAAAACCCCACTGCTAAGGCTATTTTGGAGCTCGTTCGTTCTGCTGATGATGATCAAATTTGCTATGATCATTTTGCATTTAGGACATTTGGG GTAAATGGTCATGGCATTGATTCTATGTCAAAGTTCTTCTTAGATTTTGGTTACGAACGACGAGAGGAGCTGAGATTCCCTGCTAAGAAGTTGAAAGCTTTCTGGTTTTCTCCTCCGAAGGTATCAACTTCCAGTCGTGGGAGTGGGGTTCACGGGCCATTGCCAAGAATATTTATATCCGAACTTCTTGTTGATCAGCTTAGTCCAGAAGCTCAG gaaatAATCAAAAAGTACACTAATATTTCGCACTGTGGAAAAGAATATGCTGCACTTGCAAGTGCATTTGGGATTTTGACATGGGAAAAACCCTCGTATTCGGAATTTCAACTACTGGCTAG GGAGAGTGAGTATGCTGCCTGGACACTTGTCAATGGATATGCATTGAATCATGTTACCATATCTACCCATCGGTTGGCATCAAATCTGAGAAGCATTGGAAATCTAAATCAATTTATCGAAGAAAATGGTTTCAATTTGAACTCTGAAGGGGGTTTTCTAAAGG TGAGCCCTGATGGTCTTTTGCTGCAAAGTTCAACTGTAGCAGATTCTACCTTTTTCGAATTTTCAGACGGCATTACAGAAGCAGTACCTTGTTCATACATTGAATTTGCTGAGAGACTTGTACTACCGCAATATAAAGATTTACCAGCAGAAAAG GTGGAGGAGTTTCACAGGCGGGACGGGTTTGAAGTTGGAAATGCCGACAAGATATTTGAGAGTACATCCAAGGATCAGTTAACTCGTCGTGCTGCATGA